A region of Acaryochloris sp. CCMEE 5410 DNA encodes the following proteins:
- a CDS encoding type IV secretory system conjugative DNA transfer family protein — MQTHTEQPTSNSDAEIPAILTNTLVGCGSILVLLFILNIICGDSRTGRDPDDARWATWGERRKAKRKGLKQRREGERDKVGLCLGSDNPIVLPDNQPLIKVLGAAGEGKTETVIEPILCDAIKQGHTLFVFDVKGTLKEKFIPYALKQPIPYKPYIFAPGKKYSDSLDFLGFLEDHNDDLTAGATVTTFFDNVIVASDGKNAFFDSFAVFTLTALMMMSKHPDSNMPDLPMVWEYLALPNLGKRLVAAVQAGFFDESGFGPWAKRELSGLLSTAGTRDTEAGITASAMNVLMPLLSRKFYPCLSYPFHEGSTIPLDLKGRQIVFFELDGLAMQQTSPLVATALNMLIRRNLNEHSDRDRPLGIILDEYARIVLPDFEQIVSLNRSYGFYAVTAFQSNSQPNIKQKSEVVKSIFDNTAAQFIFRTEDFETRKQLEEDIGDYELKRNTRSRSHGRQGTNRTISEAPRRKPLISRHRLKRLGKGQFVLLSAGMQNRPVIHQYRRWWRNRTDIQRLKECKQIYKERIYPVINRKQEQNMRVRDDDGCGSLSDPSRTSLICPQSSTSPGILANP; from the coding sequence ATGCAAACTCACACAGAACAACCCACCAGCAATTCAGACGCTGAAATCCCCGCCATACTCACCAACACCCTCGTTGGTTGTGGCAGCATCCTGGTTCTCCTGTTCATCCTCAATATCATCTGCGGCGATAGTCGCACGGGTCGAGATCCTGATGATGCCCGCTGGGCGACCTGGGGGGAACGTCGCAAAGCCAAACGCAAAGGACTCAAACAACGACGAGAAGGTGAACGGGATAAAGTCGGCCTTTGCTTGGGCAGTGACAACCCCATCGTCTTGCCCGACAACCAACCCCTTATCAAAGTCTTGGGAGCAGCGGGGGAAGGAAAGACGGAAACCGTCATCGAGCCAATCCTCTGTGATGCCATCAAGCAAGGCCATACCTTGTTTGTGTTCGATGTGAAAGGCACCCTCAAAGAAAAGTTCATCCCCTATGCCCTCAAGCAGCCCATCCCCTATAAGCCCTATATCTTTGCACCAGGGAAGAAGTATTCAGACTCCTTGGACTTCCTGGGATTCTTAGAAGACCACAACGATGACCTGACGGCTGGGGCTACCGTCACCACCTTTTTCGATAACGTGATTGTGGCTTCAGATGGCAAGAATGCTTTCTTTGATAGCTTTGCCGTCTTCACCCTGACCGCTTTGATGATGATGTCGAAGCATCCAGACTCCAATATGCCGGACCTACCAATGGTGTGGGAATACCTGGCCCTCCCCAACCTGGGCAAACGACTGGTTGCAGCGGTCCAAGCGGGCTTCTTTGATGAATCGGGGTTTGGCCCTTGGGCAAAGCGAGAGCTGTCCGGTCTGTTATCCACAGCGGGCACCCGTGACACGGAAGCGGGGATTACGGCCAGTGCGATGAACGTGCTGATGCCCTTGCTCAGTCGGAAGTTCTACCCCTGTTTGAGCTACCCCTTTCATGAAGGCAGCACGATTCCCTTGGACCTCAAAGGCAGACAGATTGTGTTCTTTGAACTGGATGGTCTCGCCATGCAGCAGACCTCGCCCCTGGTGGCAACGGCTCTCAACATGCTGATTCGTCGGAACCTGAATGAGCATTCTGACCGGGATCGGCCCTTGGGCATCATCTTGGATGAGTACGCCCGGATCGTCCTGCCAGACTTTGAGCAGATTGTCTCATTGAATCGTTCCTATGGGTTCTATGCAGTGACGGCATTCCAGAGTAATAGTCAGCCGAACATCAAGCAGAAGTCCGAAGTGGTCAAATCCATCTTTGATAACACCGCCGCTCAGTTCATCTTCAGAACCGAGGATTTTGAGACCCGCAAGCAGCTAGAGGAAGACATTGGAGATTACGAACTCAAGCGAAACACTCGGTCTCGGAGTCATGGCAGGCAAGGGACGAATCGAACCATCTCAGAAGCCCCTCGGCGTAAACCCTTGATATCGAGGCACCGACTCAAACGCCTCGGCAAAGGTCAGTTTGTCCTGCTGAGTGCGGGAATGCAGAATCGTCCCGTCATCCACCAGTATCGTCGGTGGTGGCGCAACCGAACGGATATCCAACGCCTGAAAGAGTGTAAGCAAATCTATAAAGAGCGAATATATCCCGTTATCAATCGCAAGCAGGAGCAGAACATGCGGGTTAGGGATGATGACGGGTGTGGGAGCCTCAGCGACCCCTCCAGAACCTCTTTAATCTGCCCTCAAAGTAGCACTAGTCCAGGGATTCTTGCAAATCCTTAG
- a CDS encoding D-alanyl-D-alanine carboxypeptidase family protein codes for MKRRLFSALLAALPTLTQIAPAIAQTTTAAAAPLDPNTEVSLPGLYYDPDAPSSTFSQLPGAEQAGYVDVPALPAGVKTPYLLDRAWPQGATPDQILKFGDLQQNPVTAGFTKLSVRQLTASSGTNIGDVPVGDVALLNGLTIQQVDDLYTKINNGEKIKLKDAAPAVQAAFGVLLNPGSAPQQLQNAALTAGERVALDKLSKIPALEGIPLQDLARGNWEGVIDKADQIKLAGIGEKIGPTLKKLPVKQIVPIVGDAVAGDWRDARRKAIALAQQKGTEVAVKELLKEFPQLKNVPIAAIPGVLNQPVDQALPQVADLAIEHIPGAKDKTINSIPGLEDIPINELPFDLAFSFFAGDVFARFDIAYSGVDGPEEPSVNHALSGGSEDQKFKPIKCTVGESEKQRADNCPHFEMRKFIDSVAETAGLDSDIEGKQWVQGDSGGKNGQGVKGGKGLLKWVNGGWEPAGIHPFGVNSHTKFVLKKITEYPDKKSTARLSLAFQFCVTIPLLGQQCTPHFLVIPTPFVIKEDGLFLVASRRNLPAEIARLRNQTLTAGVYCDPDQIIATAGQSDSSAANTKYGHHPFTETDEQLYNVAAVDGATVGLTKDAAAAFEQMREAAASQGLDIKAVSGFRSRKLQEELFSDQVAKQGGSIEAAAKISAPAGHSEHHTGLAVDVGNNANPYLNESWANTPEYAWMQQNAGKYGFELSFPKGNSQGVSYEPWHWRFVGSDAAKSTFASASGQSTGTQGTKAQTVGKSAWGSETDVYNLILTSALESTGTQNQVDVAVAIMNRVVSPKHPNTITDVVFQPKQYEPNFGQAPVTSKEEAISRIAKKAGSIQSAISTYETIEQALNDPNAIAASQAFLQGATDFRGQDWLHIRQPGDPYRGDVGANFYFQESQDPAIAAATLGVLGVESTAVDPNSIYASASGQSIPCKPSAIASSGIDFGAITPGDGITTGQLAHPAPGYRVTSGWGGRYIDGIYSVHRGIDYAVPVGGDIFAVDGGIVSDVFNECHPTGGYYLNTCGGYLGNFVRIRHANGTESVYGHLAGSPLTIGAPVTKGQVIGKGGNSGSSTGPHLHFGIKGSNGKYFDPTPYLN; via the coding sequence ATGAAACGAAGACTCTTCTCAGCGTTGCTGGCCGCTCTCCCCACCTTGACCCAGATAGCCCCAGCCATCGCCCAAACCACAACCGCAGCGGCAGCGCCTCTAGATCCAAATACTGAGGTGAGCTTACCCGGACTCTACTATGACCCAGATGCCCCCTCATCCACCTTTAGCCAGCTCCCTGGTGCAGAGCAAGCGGGGTATGTGGATGTGCCTGCTCTGCCTGCTGGTGTAAAAACCCCTTATCTGCTGGATAGAGCATGGCCGCAAGGGGCCACCCCTGACCAAATCCTCAAGTTTGGGGATTTACAGCAGAACCCCGTCACGGCTGGCTTTACGAAGCTCTCTGTCAGGCAACTGACGGCATCCAGCGGCACCAACATTGGTGATGTGCCCGTGGGGGATGTGGCCCTGCTTAATGGCCTGACTATCCAACAAGTGGATGACCTCTACACCAAAATCAACAATGGCGAGAAAATCAAGCTCAAGGATGCGGCCCCTGCTGTCCAAGCTGCCTTTGGTGTTCTCCTCAATCCTGGTTCAGCTCCCCAGCAGTTACAGAATGCCGCCCTGACAGCGGGTGAGCGTGTGGCCCTCGATAAGCTCAGCAAGATTCCAGCCCTGGAGGGCATCCCCCTACAAGACCTGGCACGGGGGAACTGGGAAGGGGTGATTGATAAAGCCGACCAGATTAAGCTGGCGGGCATTGGCGAAAAGATTGGCCCCACCCTGAAGAAACTCCCCGTCAAGCAGATTGTCCCGATCGTGGGTGATGCGGTTGCGGGAGATTGGCGAGATGCGCGTCGGAAAGCGATTGCCTTAGCCCAGCAGAAAGGGACAGAAGTCGCTGTGAAGGAACTGCTCAAGGAGTTCCCCCAACTGAAGAATGTGCCGATTGCTGCGATTCCGGGTGTTCTCAATCAACCCGTTGACCAGGCATTACCCCAAGTTGCAGATCTGGCGATTGAGCATATCCCTGGAGCCAAGGATAAAACCATTAACTCCATACCGGGTCTAGAGGATATCCCCATCAATGAGCTGCCGTTTGACCTAGCCTTTAGCTTTTTTGCGGGGGATGTCTTCGCCCGGTTTGACATTGCCTATAGCGGGGTAGATGGCCCGGAAGAACCCTCTGTGAATCATGCCTTGTCTGGTGGGTCAGAAGACCAGAAGTTCAAGCCCATCAAATGCACGGTGGGAGAGAGCGAGAAGCAAAGAGCGGATAACTGCCCCCACTTTGAGATGCGGAAGTTTATCGATTCCGTTGCTGAAACCGCTGGCTTGGATAGCGATATCGAGGGCAAGCAATGGGTCCAGGGAGATTCAGGGGGGAAGAACGGCCAAGGTGTTAAAGGGGGCAAAGGACTGCTGAAGTGGGTGAATGGAGGCTGGGAACCTGCTGGCATTCATCCGTTTGGGGTGAATTCTCACACCAAGTTTGTCCTCAAGAAAATCACGGAGTATCCCGACAAGAAGAGTACGGCTCGGTTGAGTCTAGCCTTTCAGTTCTGCGTCACCATCCCTCTACTCGGCCAGCAATGTACCCCTCACTTCCTGGTGATACCGACGCCGTTTGTCATTAAGGAGGATGGGCTGTTCCTCGTGGCGAGTCGGCGCAATCTGCCCGCTGAGATTGCGAGACTGAGGAATCAGACGCTGACGGCTGGGGTGTACTGTGACCCCGACCAGATTATTGCGACAGCGGGCCAGAGTGACTCAAGTGCAGCCAATACGAAGTATGGTCATCACCCTTTTACGGAAACGGATGAACAGCTTTACAACGTGGCGGCTGTGGATGGGGCGACTGTTGGCTTAACGAAGGATGCCGCCGCAGCCTTTGAGCAGATGAGGGAAGCTGCTGCATCCCAAGGACTGGATATCAAAGCAGTCAGTGGGTTTCGGAGCAGAAAGCTGCAAGAAGAGTTGTTCTCAGATCAGGTCGCTAAGCAAGGCGGCTCAATAGAAGCAGCGGCGAAGATATCAGCACCCGCAGGCCATAGTGAACACCATACGGGTCTGGCCGTGGATGTAGGGAATAATGCCAACCCCTATCTGAATGAATCTTGGGCTAACACTCCTGAATATGCTTGGATGCAGCAGAATGCGGGCAAGTATGGGTTTGAGCTGTCGTTTCCTAAAGGGAATAGCCAAGGGGTGAGCTATGAGCCTTGGCACTGGCGGTTTGTGGGATCTGATGCCGCTAAGTCTACGTTCGCCTCAGCGAGTGGTCAAAGCACCGGAACTCAAGGGACAAAGGCTCAAACTGTTGGCAAGTCTGCTTGGGGAAGCGAAACAGATGTCTACAACTTAATTTTGACATCAGCATTGGAAAGCACTGGCACGCAAAATCAGGTTGATGTCGCTGTGGCAATCATGAACCGGGTTGTTTCTCCAAAGCATCCAAATACAATCACTGATGTGGTATTCCAGCCGAAGCAATATGAACCTAACTTTGGTCAAGCCCCGGTAACTTCCAAGGAAGAAGCCATCAGCCGTATTGCTAAAAAAGCAGGTAGTATCCAAAGTGCGATCTCAACTTACGAAACCATCGAACAAGCACTCAACGATCCGAATGCCATTGCAGCATCCCAGGCTTTTCTCCAAGGTGCGACTGACTTTAGAGGTCAGGATTGGTTGCACATTCGCCAACCGGGTGATCCTTACCGGGGAGATGTTGGGGCTAACTTCTATTTTCAGGAGTCACAGGATCCAGCTATCGCAGCGGCAACGTTAGGCGTGTTGGGCGTTGAGAGTACAGCGGTTGATCCGAATAGTATCTATGCGTCCGCCTCCGGTCAATCCATCCCCTGCAAGCCCAGTGCGATTGCGAGTTCTGGTATTGATTTTGGAGCTATCACTCCAGGAGATGGTATCACCACAGGACAATTAGCTCATCCTGCTCCTGGTTACCGAGTAACATCAGGCTGGGGGGGACGGTATATCGATGGCATTTACTCTGTCCACCGGGGCATTGATTATGCTGTTCCAGTTGGCGGGGATATCTTTGCTGTTGATGGTGGGATTGTTAGTGATGTGTTTAATGAATGTCACCCAACGGGAGGCTATTATCTGAACACATGCGGGGGATATTTAGGCAACTTCGTTAGAATTAGACATGCTAATGGTACGGAGTCTGTTTATGGACATTTGGCCGGGTCGCCATTAACTATTGGTGCGCCAGTTACAAAAGGGCAAGTCATCGGGAAAGGTGGTAACAGTGGCTCTTCCACTGGTCCACACTTGCACTTTGGGATTAAAGGTTCCAATGGCAAATACTTTGATCCAACACCTTACCTAAATTAA
- a CDS encoding pentapeptide repeat-containing protein has translation MSVFSQEKTTIRHLLEFLRQFPANMQWHRSTESLVIQGEDATNKLIAAYQRGIRNFKGSALAAVDLTELKLKGINLSRCHLGSALLMESDLRNSCFQYSDLVNAEFSESDLRKADFSHADLTDATLIGVDLRKANFRNACLKVADLTGADLVGADLTGADTTGAIFDEVRWYRHEEKAI, from the coding sequence ATGAGTGTATTTAGCCAAGAGAAGACAACGATCCGTCACTTACTAGAGTTCTTGAGGCAATTTCCTGCCAATATGCAATGGCATCGCAGTACAGAATCCTTGGTGATTCAAGGGGAAGATGCAACCAATAAGCTGATCGCGGCATATCAGCGTGGCATCAGAAATTTTAAGGGATCTGCTCTGGCGGCTGTTGATCTAACCGAACTCAAGCTCAAGGGTATCAACCTATCTCGATGCCATCTTGGTAGTGCTTTGTTAATGGAATCGGATTTGAGAAATTCGTGTTTTCAGTACAGCGATTTGGTGAATGCAGAATTCTCTGAATCGGACTTGCGAAAGGCTGACTTTTCCCATGCAGATCTCACGGATGCCACTCTGATCGGGGTGGATCTGAGAAAAGCTAACTTCCGAAATGCCTGCTTAAAGGTTGCGGATTTGACGGGCGCTGATTTGGTGGGAGCAGACCTGACAGGGGCAGATACCACTGGAGCTATCTTTGATGAAGTGCGCTGGTATCGCCACGAAGAAAAAGCGATTTAA
- a CDS encoding pentapeptide repeat-containing protein, whose product MKLNQRQSPLLLKAGEESAYPVSGSNAVEEVLSAYARGIRNFSGSEIYWESLYQAELQGIIFSNSKLTVDLCEAKLMNADFSNCDLNHSEFIWADLSQSNLSGSDLTRVNFIEADLRGANLRNACLKNACLNGAHLGEANLEGANLEGIKAFYAWFCEGIYRGACFAGATLQNVTFDDSDCRDVDFTGADLTGAEFQNTDLKGANFTNAQLKDACFDSADLVDADLTGANVQDAKLLDVRMVRSEPEYECI is encoded by the coding sequence ATGAAATTAAATCAACGTCAAAGTCCTTTGTTGCTGAAGGCAGGAGAGGAATCAGCTTATCCCGTGAGTGGCAGTAATGCGGTTGAAGAAGTCTTGTCAGCCTATGCCAGAGGGATTCGGAACTTCTCTGGTTCTGAGATTTATTGGGAAAGTCTCTACCAAGCTGAACTGCAAGGGATTATCTTCTCAAACTCGAAACTTACAGTAGATTTGTGTGAAGCCAAATTGATGAATGCAGATTTTAGTAACTGCGATTTGAATCACTCAGAATTCATTTGGGCAGACCTGAGTCAGAGCAATCTTTCAGGCAGTGATTTGACTAGGGTTAACTTCATTGAAGCTGATTTAAGAGGTGCCAATCTTAGGAATGCCTGTCTCAAGAATGCCTGCTTGAATGGGGCGCACCTGGGTGAAGCCAACCTAGAAGGGGCGAATCTAGAAGGGATAAAAGCCTTTTATGCGTGGTTTTGTGAGGGGATTTATCGAGGTGCATGTTTTGCTGGTGCAACCCTGCAAAATGTCACTTTTGATGACTCCGATTGTAGGGATGTGGATTTCACAGGGGCTGATTTAACGGGCGCTGAGTTTCAGAACACAGACTTGAAAGGAGCAAACTTTACCAATGCTCAACTCAAAGATGCTTGCTTTGACAGCGCTGATCTCGTTGATGCGGATCTAACAGGGGCCAATGTGCAAGACGCGAAATTGTTGGATGTGAGGATGGTGAGGAGTGAACCAGAGTATGAGTGTATTTAG